The following coding sequences lie in one Tichowtungia aerotolerans genomic window:
- a CDS encoding ATP-dependent helicase, protein MDFEKELNEEQYAAVTAPDGPSLVIAAAGTGKTRTLVYRLAWLVKKHNIDPRNMLLLTFTNKAAREMLDRAETLIKRPFKSSHSGTFHSFANRILRSHASSVGFGCDFTILDSDDSKKLLRSCADDLKMDKKHFPKPQVLQSIFGVISGQMGDLADGLYERFEHSDVDVEDVIAVHDLYQKRKKEQNAMDFDDLLIYALQLLEKNERILRFYQDEFQYILVDEYQDTNAIQARMVSLLAKVHKNIMVVGDDFQSIYSWRGADFRNFLDFERHYPGARTFKLQINYRSTPEILEVANAAIAHNPDQFQKELKAVRPEGAYPISAQLRDGGAQARYIIEQAQQLNRQGVAYSDMCVLYRSHFHAMELQMELARASMPYVVTSGVRFFEQAHIKDVCTVLRILVNPGDEMAFTRLIELFPKVGKKTSLKIFRKLGGRVNLQTKEMCIKVEEALPAAAREEWKKIEPVFLAYREENLDADPGEIIYRFNKAFYNEYMVENFDNSKYRAEDIDGMIDFTTKFETTEAFLSEIALLSNLDAEPGAPAEAEPADAFRLSTIHQAKGLEFKVVFVLFLCESMFPSTKAVEETGDSEERRLFYVAVTRAEDRLYLCSPEVRRQRDGGIIFLEPSRFLREIPPHMMQKDHGFF, encoded by the coding sequence ATGGATTTTGAAAAGGAACTCAACGAAGAACAGTACGCCGCAGTGACCGCTCCGGACGGGCCGTCGCTCGTCATCGCCGCCGCCGGAACCGGCAAAACCCGCACGCTGGTCTATCGCCTCGCGTGGCTGGTCAAAAAACACAATATTGACCCACGCAATATGCTGCTGCTCACGTTTACCAACAAGGCCGCACGCGAAATGCTCGACCGGGCGGAAACGCTGATCAAACGTCCTTTCAAAAGCAGTCACAGCGGAACCTTCCACAGCTTTGCCAACCGGATTCTCCGCTCGCACGCTTCTTCGGTTGGCTTCGGTTGTGACTTCACCATTCTCGACAGCGACGACTCCAAAAAACTGCTGCGCTCCTGTGCGGACGACCTGAAAATGGACAAAAAGCATTTTCCAAAGCCGCAGGTACTGCAGAGTATTTTCGGGGTGATCAGCGGGCAAATGGGCGATCTGGCAGACGGGCTCTACGAACGTTTTGAACATTCCGACGTTGATGTCGAAGATGTCATCGCGGTTCACGACCTCTACCAGAAACGCAAAAAAGAGCAGAACGCGATGGATTTCGACGATCTGCTCATCTACGCCCTGCAGCTGCTCGAAAAAAACGAGCGGATCCTGCGGTTCTATCAGGATGAGTTTCAATACATCCTTGTCGATGAGTATCAGGACACCAACGCCATTCAGGCGCGCATGGTCAGCCTGCTGGCCAAAGTTCACAAAAACATCATGGTGGTCGGCGACGACTTCCAGAGCATTTATTCATGGCGCGGCGCGGACTTCCGCAACTTCCTCGACTTCGAACGCCACTACCCCGGCGCGCGCACCTTCAAACTGCAGATCAACTACCGCTCCACGCCCGAAATTCTCGAAGTGGCCAACGCCGCCATCGCCCACAATCCAGACCAGTTCCAGAAGGAGCTCAAGGCCGTCCGGCCGGAAGGCGCGTACCCCATATCTGCCCAGCTGCGCGATGGCGGCGCACAGGCGCGCTACATCATCGAACAGGCGCAGCAGCTGAACCGGCAGGGCGTTGCCTACTCCGACATGTGCGTACTCTACCGCTCCCACTTCCATGCCATGGAACTGCAGATGGAACTGGCGCGTGCATCCATGCCGTACGTCGTCACCTCCGGCGTACGCTTTTTCGAACAGGCGCATATCAAAGACGTCTGCACCGTCCTGCGCATTCTCGTGAACCCCGGCGACGAAATGGCGTTCACCCGCCTGATCGAACTTTTTCCAAAGGTTGGAAAAAAGACCTCACTCAAAATTTTCCGCAAGCTTGGCGGTCGCGTGAACCTGCAGACCAAAGAGATGTGCATAAAAGTCGAGGAAGCGCTGCCGGCCGCCGCGCGCGAGGAGTGGAAAAAAATCGAACCGGTCTTTCTCGCCTATCGCGAAGAGAACCTCGATGCCGACCCCGGCGAAATCATCTACCGCTTCAACAAAGCGTTCTACAACGAGTACATGGTCGAAAACTTCGACAACTCCAAATATCGCGCGGAAGACATCGACGGAATGATCGATTTCACCACCAAGTTTGAAACCACCGAAGCGTTCCTCAGCGAAATTGCCCTGCTGTCCAACCTCGATGCCGAGCCCGGAGCTCCGGCAGAAGCCGAGCCGGCCGACGCCTTCCGCCTCAGCACCATTCATCAGGCTAAAGGGCTGGAGTTTAAAGTCGTCTTTGTACTGTTCCTCTGCGAAAGCATGTTCCCAAGCACCAAAGCCGTTGAGGAAACCGGCGACTCCGAAGAGCGGCGGCTGTTTTACGTCGCCGTCACCCGCGCCGAAGACCGGCTCTACCTCTGCTCGCCCGAAGTGCGCCGCCAGCGCGACGGCGGCATCATCTTCCTTGAACCCTCCCGCTTCCTTCGCGAAATCCCGCCGCATATGATGCAAAAAGACCACGGGTTCTTTTGA
- a CDS encoding helix-turn-helix transcriptional regulator: MMKTEAASNEAIRKELGKRLQSERLNQNITQAALAKKAGISRRTLVGAERGEPFTIDTMLSILRALDRLAQIDLFLPEPEISPVQLSKLKGKKRQRAGGKFTYPKPRNIPWVWNEE, from the coding sequence ATGATGAAGACCGAAGCAGCCAGCAACGAAGCCATTCGAAAGGAACTCGGAAAACGTCTGCAGAGCGAGCGTCTGAATCAGAATATCACACAGGCGGCGCTGGCGAAAAAAGCCGGAATTTCCCGCCGTACACTCGTCGGTGCCGAACGCGGTGAACCCTTCACCATCGACACAATGCTCTCTATTCTCCGGGCATTGGATCGCCTGGCACAGATCGACCTGTTTCTTCCCGAGCCGGAAATCAGTCCGGTTCAGCTCTCAAAACTCAAAGGTAAAAAACGCCAGCGGGCCGGTGGCAAATTCACTTATCCAAAACCCCGCAACATACCATGGGTCTGGAATGAAGAATGA
- the fbaA gene encoding class II fructose-bisphosphate aldolase: MGSKIFDEVKPGVATGDDVQKIFKIAKENQFALPAVNVVGSDSINGVMEAAAAVNSPVIIQFSNGGAQFNAGKGLKMDGQQAQILGAVTGAKHVHDLAEAYGVVVILHTDHAAKKLLPWIDGLLDAGEAFYKETGKPLFSSHMLDLSEETLQENVETCAKYLERMSKIDMTLEIELGCTGGEEDGVDNSDMDESKLYTQPEDVAYAYETLSKISPRFTIAASFGNVHGVYKPGNVKLTPTILRDSQKYVAEKFGTDTDQPINFVFHGGSGSSQEEITEAISYGVIKMNIDTDTQWATWSGVLNFYKENEGYLQGQLGNPEGADKPNKKFYDPRVWLRKGQESMVARIKQAFEDLNALDRN, encoded by the coding sequence ATGGGAAGCAAAATCTTTGATGAAGTAAAACCGGGCGTCGCCACCGGCGATGATGTCCAGAAGATCTTCAAGATCGCCAAGGAAAACCAGTTCGCACTGCCGGCCGTTAATGTGGTTGGGTCTGATTCTATCAACGGTGTTATGGAAGCTGCTGCTGCAGTGAACTCACCGGTTATCATCCAGTTCTCCAACGGCGGCGCCCAGTTCAACGCCGGTAAAGGTCTGAAAATGGACGGCCAGCAGGCCCAAATCCTTGGCGCCGTGACCGGAGCTAAACACGTTCATGACCTCGCTGAAGCCTACGGCGTTGTTGTAATCCTCCACACTGACCACGCTGCTAAGAAACTGCTGCCGTGGATCGACGGCCTGCTCGACGCCGGCGAAGCGTTCTACAAAGAAACCGGCAAACCGCTCTTCAGCTCACATATGCTCGACCTTTCCGAAGAAACCCTTCAGGAAAATGTTGAAACCTGCGCAAAATACCTTGAGCGCATGAGCAAAATCGACATGACCCTCGAAATCGAACTCGGCTGCACCGGTGGTGAAGAAGACGGCGTCGACAACTCCGATATGGACGAGTCCAAGCTTTACACCCAGCCGGAAGACGTTGCTTACGCTTACGAAACTCTGAGCAAAATCAGCCCGCGCTTCACCATCGCCGCTTCTTTCGGAAACGTGCACGGTGTCTACAAACCGGGTAACGTCAAACTCACCCCGACCATCCTTCGCGATTCCCAGAAATACGTCGCTGAAAAATTCGGCACCGACACCGACCAGCCGATTAACTTCGTGTTCCACGGCGGTTCCGGTTCCTCGCAGGAAGAAATCACCGAAGCCATCAGCTACGGCGTCATCAAAATGAACATCGACACCGACACGCAGTGGGCCACCTGGAGCGGCGTCCTCAACTTCTACAAAGAAAACGAAGGATACCTGCAGGGACAGCTCGGCAACCCGGAAGGCGCCGACAAACCGAACAAGAAATTCTATGACCCGCGCGTATGGCTGCGTAAAGGTCAGGAAAGCATGGTTGCCCGCATCAAGCAGGCCTTTGAAGACCTCAACGCTCTCGACCGCAACTAA
- a CDS encoding AEC family transporter — MNYVLQILFVLVLMGLGFIARKRKMLSAAGTSEMVRVLIAIIYPCLIFSSITRLNAQSLADNWIMPVMALAIAGTGLLLGLFALRWMNVSDPHRANAFLFQNTINNYLFLPLPLVMLLWGNEGVALLVFASIGFELTVWTVGVFLFNRSSRLSEGIRMMFGPPLIALIFSIIWVCIRDLAHLQLPESGLLADAARRVLDLLIFGADTIGKATIAVSMLASGSRIAALNMKAAFDPHVWLLSTLRLIVTPTLFILILRLIPMEPTAYGILCVVAVMPAAVASLIFSERFGGDSDFIATTLLITHLGAVITIPLLLAWAL; from the coding sequence ATGAATTACGTTTTACAGATTCTTTTTGTACTGGTGCTGATGGGGCTCGGCTTTATTGCACGCAAACGCAAAATGCTCAGCGCTGCAGGCACCAGCGAGATGGTCCGGGTGCTGATTGCAATTATATATCCCTGCCTGATTTTCTCATCGATCACCCGACTGAACGCCCAGTCCCTGGCGGACAACTGGATTATGCCGGTGATGGCTCTGGCCATTGCCGGAACCGGCCTGCTGCTCGGTCTGTTCGCACTGCGCTGGATGAACGTTTCCGACCCGCATCGCGCCAATGCGTTTCTGTTCCAGAATACCATCAACAACTATCTCTTCCTGCCGCTGCCGCTGGTTATGCTGCTGTGGGGAAACGAAGGGGTCGCCCTGCTGGTGTTCGCCTCGATTGGATTTGAACTGACGGTCTGGACGGTGGGCGTTTTTCTGTTTAATCGATCGAGCCGGTTGAGCGAGGGAATTCGAATGATGTTCGGACCTCCGCTCATTGCACTGATTTTTTCCATTATCTGGGTCTGTATCCGAGACCTCGCCCATCTGCAGCTGCCCGAATCGGGGCTGCTCGCGGATGCGGCCCGCCGGGTTTTAGATCTGCTTATTTTCGGAGCGGATACGATCGGCAAGGCCACGATTGCTGTGTCAATGCTCGCCTCAGGCAGCCGGATTGCAGCGTTGAACATGAAGGCCGCATTTGATCCGCACGTCTGGCTGCTCTCGACCCTGCGGCTGATCGTAACACCAACGCTCTTCATTCTGATCCTTCGGCTGATCCCGATGGAGCCGACGGCCTACGGAATCCTGTGCGTCGTTGCCGTAATGCCGGCAGCGGTGGCCAGCCTGATCTTCAGCGAACGCTTCGGCGGTGACTCGGATTTCATTGCCACCACTCTGCTCATCACTCATCTCGGCGCGGTCATCACAATTCCGCTGCTGCTTGCGTGGGCGCTGTAA
- a CDS encoding type II toxin-antitoxin system HipA family toxin, with protein sequence MNPSVTADIILWGNTIGAVSWDAERELALFEYASDFLESGIELAPLTMPLRAQVYSFPELPRESFHGLPGMLADALPDRFGNLLIDEWLVRTGRKQADFTPVERLCYIGRRGMGALEFRPAIRDRQSGSVPVNVAELVDLANTALAEKEMLATQINGKSEDDLDAMRDILRVGTSAGGARAKAVIAWNDKTGDVRSGQVKAPPGFGYWLIKFDGVAGNRDKELNDPQGFGKIEYTYHRMALAAGIEMSECRLFEENGRCHFMTRRFDRTAEGNKIFMQSLCGIAHMDFNQAGAYGYEQAMDVALRLGLDAEALRQLFRRMVFNLMARNQDDHTKNIAFLMNKSGDWSLAPAYDITYCYNPNGAWTRRHQMSVNGKHDHFERDDFMAVAKRFNLFKKAGVDQVLEETADALRRWPEFAAQTGVPEQTVRQIAAHHRHIA encoded by the coding sequence ATGAATCCGTCTGTTACTGCTGATATTATCCTTTGGGGAAACACCATCGGAGCGGTCTCATGGGATGCAGAGCGTGAGCTGGCTCTCTTCGAGTATGCTTCGGATTTTCTCGAAAGCGGAATTGAGCTGGCTCCGCTTACGATGCCGCTTCGCGCACAGGTCTACTCGTTTCCAGAACTGCCGCGCGAATCGTTTCACGGGCTGCCCGGCATGCTGGCCGACGCCCTGCCCGACCGCTTCGGAAACCTGCTGATCGATGAATGGCTGGTCCGCACCGGCCGCAAACAGGCGGATTTTACACCGGTTGAACGCCTTTGCTACATCGGGCGGCGAGGAATGGGTGCGCTCGAATTCCGCCCGGCGATCCGCGATCGGCAGAGCGGGTCGGTTCCCGTCAACGTCGCCGAACTGGTCGATCTGGCCAATACAGCTCTGGCTGAAAAAGAAATGCTCGCCACCCAGATCAACGGAAAAAGCGAAGACGATCTCGATGCCATGCGCGACATCCTGCGCGTCGGCACCTCCGCGGGCGGCGCGCGCGCAAAAGCCGTGATTGCCTGGAACGACAAAACCGGTGACGTCCGCTCCGGACAGGTCAAGGCGCCCCCCGGCTTTGGCTACTGGCTGATCAAATTCGACGGAGTTGCCGGGAATCGCGACAAGGAACTCAACGACCCACAGGGCTTCGGTAAAATCGAATATACCTATCATCGCATGGCGCTCGCCGCCGGAATTGAAATGAGCGAATGCCGCCTGTTCGAGGAAAACGGGCGCTGCCACTTCATGACCCGCCGGTTCGACCGCACGGCCGAGGGAAATAAAATCTTTATGCAATCACTCTGCGGCATTGCCCACATGGATTTCAATCAGGCCGGAGCTTACGGCTACGAGCAGGCGATGGATGTCGCCCTGCGCCTCGGCCTCGATGCGGAAGCACTTCGGCAGCTTTTTCGGCGCATGGTGTTCAACCTGATGGCCCGCAACCAGGACGACCACACCAAAAACATCGCGTTCCTAATGAACAAGAGCGGCGACTGGAGCCTCGCGCCCGCCTACGATATCACCTACTGCTACAACCCGAACGGCGCATGGACGCGCCGTCACCAGATGAGCGTCAACGGCAAACACGATCACTTTGAACGGGACGATTTCATGGCGGTCGCCAAACGGTTCAATCTTTTCAAAAAAGCTGGTGTCGATCAGGTGCTCGAAGAGACCGCCGACGCACTGCGCCGCTGGCCGGAATTTGCTGCCCAAACCGGCGTTCCCGAACAAACCGTTCGGCAAATCGCCGCGCATCACCGCCACATCGCCTGA
- a CDS encoding alanine/glycine:cation symporter family protein, translating into MEQLQTVLGKISGFVWGPPMLFLLVGTGIFLTILLRGLQVRKLSFALKSVFSKPQEGRKVGDITRFQALMTALSATIGTGNIIGVATAIAIGGPGALFWMWITAFFGMATKYAEAILAVKYRVQNKNGEVSGGPMYYLERGLEQKWLGFAFALFGAIAAFGIGNMVQANALSLNIQETFGVPKLAVGCVIALLTAVVILGGIKRIGHVAAWIVPIMAGIYVLGCIVILLKYAGAVPGALAQVFSCAFHSAAATGGFAGAAVSLAVRMGVARGVFSNESGLGSAPIAAAAAQVRYPAEQALVSMTGTFIDTIVVCTMTGLVLLVTGVWNTDIAAGAMTQQAFEIGLGPIGKYIVTFGIVFFAYSTILGWSYYGEKCVQYITRHNAIRTYRLFWVGAIVFGSAVKLELVFSFADIANGLMAVPNLIGLIGLSPVVVAETRRFFKTLEEG; encoded by the coding sequence ATGGAGCAGTTGCAGACGGTTTTAGGGAAGATTTCGGGATTTGTATGGGGTCCGCCAATGCTTTTTCTGCTGGTGGGAACCGGAATTTTTCTGACGATTCTGCTGCGCGGCCTGCAGGTTCGTAAGCTTTCCTTTGCACTCAAATCCGTTTTTTCTAAGCCGCAGGAAGGTCGGAAAGTCGGCGACATCACCCGCTTTCAGGCTCTGATGACGGCGCTTTCGGCCACGATCGGAACCGGCAACATTATCGGTGTGGCGACCGCAATCGCGATCGGCGGTCCCGGAGCGCTCTTCTGGATGTGGATTACTGCTTTTTTTGGTATGGCCACCAAATATGCCGAAGCCATTCTCGCGGTAAAATACCGGGTTCAGAACAAAAACGGCGAGGTTTCCGGCGGACCGATGTATTACCTCGAGCGGGGACTGGAGCAGAAATGGCTCGGATTTGCGTTTGCGCTGTTTGGAGCGATCGCGGCTTTCGGAATCGGAAACATGGTGCAGGCCAATGCGCTGTCGCTTAACATTCAGGAAACCTTCGGCGTGCCGAAGCTCGCTGTGGGTTGCGTGATTGCTTTGCTGACGGCGGTTGTAATTCTTGGCGGCATTAAACGGATTGGGCATGTTGCCGCGTGGATTGTTCCGATTATGGCCGGAATCTATGTGCTCGGCTGCATCGTCATTCTCCTCAAATACGCCGGTGCTGTTCCGGGCGCGCTGGCCCAGGTTTTTTCGTGTGCATTCCATTCGGCCGCCGCAACCGGCGGATTTGCCGGGGCCGCCGTGAGTCTCGCCGTCCGGATGGGCGTGGCACGCGGCGTCTTTTCGAATGAATCCGGTCTCGGCTCGGCGCCGATCGCCGCCGCCGCGGCGCAGGTTCGCTATCCGGCCGAGCAGGCGCTGGTCTCCATGACGGGAACCTTTATCGACACCATCGTCGTTTGCACCATGACCGGACTGGTTTTGCTGGTAACCGGCGTTTGGAATACCGATATCGCTGCCGGGGCGATGACGCAGCAGGCGTTTGAGATCGGTCTTGGACCGATCGGGAAATATATTGTCACTTTCGGTATCGTTTTCTTTGCCTACTCCACCATTCTCGGCTGGTCCTACTACGGTGAAAAGTGCGTGCAGTACATTACGCGGCACAATGCCATCCGCACCTATCGGCTGTTCTGGGTCGGCGCCATCGTGTTCGGCTCCGCTGTGAAGCTGGAGCTGGTTTTCAGCTTTGCCGATATCGCCAATGGACTCATGGCCGTTCCGAATCTGATCGGTCTGATCGGCCTCAGCCCGGTCGTTGTCGCCGAAACCCGCCGCTTTTTCAAAACCCTGGAAGAAGGCTGA
- a CDS encoding DnaJ-like cysteine-rich domain-containing protein, whose protein sequence is MKKMILISLLFFSAASAPALNFFGIEYNGSTADNILNLIYGLAQGDEAVVDEYYGQLKKTDPSLAKAVDPDHLKVPCSYCEGKGSLDGGRPCPVCQGTGIVKDSQSLGYLQYKFCNALDEGKSEKKAWMEAKTAFDERCAVFLNSEMLTGTVIRKEDGGALLSCPDNDETVYLKGIGSEFPSNEGASVSGEVWLAGTHNYKDEDGEMMEVKCYTATLWMD, encoded by the coding sequence ATGAAGAAGATGATCCTGATCAGTTTGCTGTTCTTTTCCGCGGCATCAGCACCGGCGCTGAACTTTTTTGGAATCGAATACAACGGGAGTACGGCCGATAACATTCTCAACCTGATTTACGGCCTGGCTCAGGGAGATGAGGCTGTGGTTGACGAATATTATGGGCAACTCAAAAAAACAGATCCCAGTCTGGCGAAAGCTGTGGACCCGGACCATTTGAAGGTTCCCTGTTCATATTGTGAGGGAAAAGGGTCGCTGGATGGCGGGCGGCCCTGCCCGGTGTGCCAGGGAACCGGCATTGTGAAAGATTCGCAGTCGCTGGGATATCTTCAATATAAATTCTGTAACGCTTTGGACGAGGGAAAGTCGGAGAAAAAAGCGTGGATGGAGGCCAAAACGGCGTTTGATGAGCGGTGCGCCGTATTTCTCAACAGCGAAATGCTGACTGGCACAGTGATCCGAAAAGAAGACGGGGGAGCCCTGCTGTCCTGTCCGGACAACGACGAAACGGTGTATCTGAAGGGGATCGGCTCTGAGTTTCCCAGTAACGAAGGCGCCTCTGTCAGCGGCGAGGTTTGGCTGGCCGGTACGCACAATTACAAGGACGAAGACGGCGAGATGATGGAAGTGAAATGCTACACCGCCACACTCTGGATGGATTAA
- a CDS encoding alpha/beta hydrolase, with protein MKKCCVPLLIVLSTLSTFAQRPERTSENTPKLAELLEMRPQLDQNRDGILTMKEAFEGRDRKKRPAQPNQIAPTFADVSYGNHPSMKLDFWKADSGRPSALVVWIHGGGFRSGDKAPANSVLLKAFLDAGVSFASINYRLSDIGPYPMQMNDSARAIQFLRSKAGEWNIDPDRIAAGGGSAGSGISQWLAFHDDLADPESSDPIEHFSTRLRCALALNMQSTYDPRIIKEIIPGAAYKNNALPAFYGLSDDWNLSTAEIDADLDALFKDASPITHLTKDDPPVFVFHTERTRTDGNIHHPNFGTHLENAMQKLGIECVRRTDADYSSPNAQYDEMIEFTLKHLGVSAE; from the coding sequence ATGAAAAAATGCTGTGTCCCCCTTCTTATCGTTCTCTCAACCTTATCCACCTTTGCGCAACGCCCGGAGCGAACCTCTGAAAACACCCCGAAACTGGCGGAACTGCTTGAAATGCGTCCACAGCTCGATCAAAACCGCGACGGCATTCTCACCATGAAAGAAGCGTTCGAAGGACGCGACCGGAAAAAACGACCGGCACAACCCAATCAGATTGCCCCTACATTTGCCGATGTTTCTTACGGGAATCATCCTTCAATGAAGCTCGATTTCTGGAAGGCGGACTCGGGCAGACCGTCCGCACTGGTTGTATGGATTCACGGCGGCGGGTTCCGGTCCGGAGACAAAGCTCCTGCCAATTCCGTGCTGTTAAAGGCATTTCTTGATGCCGGCGTTTCCTTCGCCTCCATCAATTACCGCTTAAGCGACATCGGGCCCTACCCGATGCAAATGAACGACAGCGCCCGCGCCATTCAGTTCCTGCGCTCCAAAGCCGGCGAGTGGAATATTGATCCGGACCGCATCGCCGCAGGCGGCGGTTCCGCGGGCTCCGGCATTTCCCAATGGCTGGCCTTTCATGATGACCTGGCCGATCCAGAGAGCAGCGACCCGATTGAGCATTTTTCAACCCGGCTGCGCTGTGCGCTGGCGCTCAACATGCAGTCCACCTACGACCCGCGGATCATCAAAGAAATCATTCCCGGTGCGGCCTATAAAAACAACGCCCTGCCCGCCTTTTATGGCCTATCCGATGATTGGAATCTGAGCACTGCCGAAATTGATGCCGATCTGGACGCACTCTTCAAAGACGCCTCACCAATCACCCATCTGACCAAGGACGATCCACCGGTTTTCGTTTTTCATACCGAGCGCACCCGCACCGACGGCAATATCCATCATCCAAACTTTGGAACCCATCTGGAAAACGCCATGCAAAAGCTGGGGATTGAATGCGTGCGTCGAACCGACGCCGACTACAGCAGTCCCAATGCACAGTATGACGAAATGATCGAATTTACCCTGAAGCATCTCGGCGTATCCGCCGAGTGA
- a CDS encoding ISL3 family transposase translates to MTAQKILKILGEWEGFRVGTVGPAPGDPSEVWIELTAENGSGRCSGCGSLSHTVHDSTIRWIRELPVFGKTTWLMITRRRMLCPACGPKLEALTWLDPYSRFTRRFEESVARLCKVATHKHVAAEYGINRKTVKNIEKRYLQRELGPINLAGVELLAMDEFAIQKGHRYATVIVDPTCKRVLWIGRGRTRAAIHPFFKLLGEDGCKQIKAVAMDMNSSYEQEVWEHCPDADIVYDLFHVVAKYGREVIDRVRVDEANRLRDDKRARRVVKGSRWLLLRNRDNITKPSDQVRLDELLEANRNLATVYVMKADLKELWSFRDTRQAQSFWDQWYERAVQSSIEPLIKFANRLAGYIKGIISHARWPLHTSLLEGINNKIKVLKRMAYGYRDDEFFFLKIRQAFPGNGA, encoded by the coding sequence ATGACCGCTCAAAAGATACTCAAAATTCTCGGTGAATGGGAAGGGTTCCGTGTCGGCACAGTGGGGCCGGCCCCAGGGGATCCGTCCGAAGTGTGGATCGAGTTGACAGCAGAAAATGGCTCTGGCCGTTGCAGTGGTTGCGGGTCGCTATCTCACACGGTCCATGACTCAACCATCCGGTGGATACGTGAACTTCCGGTCTTCGGGAAGACAACATGGCTGATGATTACACGACGGCGAATGCTTTGCCCCGCATGTGGCCCCAAGCTGGAAGCGCTCACTTGGCTGGACCCTTATTCGCGCTTTACCCGGCGCTTTGAAGAGTCCGTGGCTCGGTTATGCAAAGTCGCAACACACAAGCATGTTGCCGCTGAGTATGGGATTAACCGCAAGACGGTTAAAAATATTGAAAAGCGCTATCTGCAGCGTGAACTGGGGCCGATCAATCTCGCGGGAGTCGAGCTGTTGGCCATGGATGAGTTTGCGATCCAGAAAGGACATCGCTATGCCACGGTCATCGTCGATCCGACCTGCAAGAGGGTGCTCTGGATCGGTCGGGGCCGTACTCGTGCAGCAATCCATCCATTCTTCAAGTTGCTTGGCGAAGACGGCTGCAAACAGATCAAGGCCGTCGCCATGGACATGAACAGCTCGTATGAGCAGGAAGTTTGGGAGCACTGCCCGGACGCAGATATCGTCTATGACCTGTTCCATGTTGTCGCGAAGTATGGACGCGAGGTTATCGACCGGGTACGGGTGGATGAAGCCAACCGCCTACGCGATGACAAGCGCGCGCGCAGGGTCGTAAAAGGATCGCGCTGGTTACTGTTGCGCAATCGAGACAACATTACCAAGCCAAGTGATCAGGTACGTCTGGATGAATTACTGGAAGCCAATCGGAATCTGGCCACCGTATACGTGATGAAGGCCGATCTGAAAGAGCTTTGGAGCTTTCGCGATACCCGGCAGGCGCAATCGTTCTGGGATCAGTGGTACGAACGGGCGGTTCAAAGCTCCATCGAGCCTCTCATAAAGTTCGCGAATCGTCTTGCCGGATACATCAAGGGAATCATCTCCCATGCCCGCTGGCCGTTGCACACCAGCCTACTCGAAGGTATCAACAACAAGATCAAAGTGCTCAAGCGAATGGCCTATGGCTACCGTGATGATGAGTTCTTCTTCTTAAAAATCAGGCAAGCCTTCCCCGGAAATGGGGCATGA
- a CDS encoding HD domain-containing protein, with translation MTPAELQVVADRWHAFVDRFRVDGALSPMMQLKLEHSVRVSADALAIAEGEGWPDDEKQLAEAIGLLHDIARFPQFEQYQTFSDADSIDHGDLGFQTLEKENLLGELPAEIQSLILHAVQHHNKKDLPTAMAGAEEKYLRLIRDADWLDIFFVCWEVIASGKIHSQPEIMMNIDFNGPPTDVVVDQFHRGEAINYQNLNSMADRFILQLSWMHDLSYAASKRLVCDRSILDKFIDVLPVKTDSLLRCFEVTAKFLNT, from the coding sequence ATGACGCCTGCAGAACTCCAGGTCGTCGCAGACCGTTGGCATGCATTTGTAGACCGCTTCCGTGTAGACGGTGCGCTGTCGCCGATGATGCAGCTCAAGCTGGAACATTCGGTGCGGGTATCTGCGGATGCGCTCGCGATTGCAGAGGGCGAGGGGTGGCCGGACGACGAGAAACAACTTGCCGAGGCCATCGGGCTGCTGCACGACATCGCCCGCTTCCCGCAGTTTGAGCAGTACCAGACCTTTTCCGATGCCGACTCCATTGACCACGGCGACCTCGGTTTCCAAACCTTGGAAAAAGAAAATCTGCTCGGCGAGCTGCCCGCCGAAATACAGTCGCTCATTCTGCATGCCGTGCAGCATCACAATAAAAAAGATCTTCCGACCGCCATGGCCGGTGCGGAAGAAAAATATCTGCGGCTCATCCGCGACGCCGACTGGCTCGATATTTTCTTCGTCTGCTGGGAGGTAATCGCCTCCGGCAAAATCCACAGCCAGCCGGAAATCATGATGAATATCGACTTTAACGGTCCACCGACCGACGTTGTTGTCGATCAGTTTCATCGCGGTGAAGCCATCAACTATCAAAACCTCAACAGCATGGCTGACCGATTCATCCTCCAGCTCAGCTGGATGCATGACCTCAGCTACGCCGCCTCCAAACGACTCGTCTGCGACCGCAGCATCCTCGACAAATTTATCGATGTCCTGCCCGTCAAAACCGATTCCCTTTTGCGTTGCTTTGAGGTTACTGCAAAATTTCTAAACACTTAG